The Paraburkholderia sp. PREW-6R genomic interval AGTTTGTGCCGCCTGACATCGTCAACTCGATCATTTTTCTGGCCATCATACGTGCCGCAATCAGGGCTGTAAATAAAAGCACGATCATTCACTTTCGTTATACACTGACATGCATCGGTGCGAAGCCGGTCATCGGGATTTACCCGGATGCAGGCGCTTTTACGCTTTCCGCATAACGCTTTCGCCTCACGCAGCGAGCCGCTGCACAGCGCTTTCAAAAGACCTTGCACGAGCCTTCGCGCGATCTTGCGCGACGTTGCGCAGGCCTTCCGCACTCACTTTTCGAACGGACTTTCCCATGCAAGATGCGCCGATCATCAACCCGCGTGATCTGGAGTTCCAGCTGTTCGAGTTGCTCGAGTGCGAAGCGCTTACCCGGCGTGCGCGCCATGCCGATCACAGCCGCGAGACGTTCGTCGCCGCGCTCGACACCGCGCACGCGGTCGCGGTCGAAAAGTTCGCCACGCACAACCGCTTGCTCGACGAAAACGAACCGCAGTTCGACGGCGAGCGTGTGATCCTGCCCGCGCAGGTGAAAGAGGCGCTCGACGCGTTGCGTGCTACCGGCTTTCTCGCCGCCGGCAAGGACTACGAATGGGGCGGCATGCAGTTGCCGTCGGTGATTGCGTTTGCGTGCCTGTCGCTGTTCAAGAGCGCGAACATGGCAACTGCGTCATACGCAATGTTGACCACGGCGAACGCCAATGTGATCGAACGTTTCGGCAGCGTTACGCAAAAGCGTAAGTACCTGCAGGCTTTATTCGAAGGCCGCGCATTCGGCACCATGGCGCTCACCGAACCACAGGCGGGTTCCAGTCTGTCCGATCTCGTCACCACGGCCACGCCGAATGAAGACGGCACCTACTCCATTCGCGGCAACAAGATTTTTATTTCGGGCGGCGACCATGAACTGAGCGAGAACATTGTCCACCTCGTGCTTGCGCGCATACCAGGCGGACCGGCTGGCGTGAAAGGCATCTCGCTTTTCACGGTGCCGAAGTTTCATGTCAACGAAGACGGCAGCCGCGGCGCGCGCAACGACGTCGCACTCGCGGGCCTGATTCACAAGATGGGCTGGCGCGGCACCACGTCCACCATGCTGTCGTTTGGCGAGCACGGCAAATGCATCGGCGAACTGGTGGGTGAACCGCATCAGGGCCTCGCCTACATGTTCCATATGATGAACGAGGCACGCATCGGCGTGGGTCTGGGCGCAGTGATGCTGGGCTATCGCGGATACCTGGCGTCGCTCGATTACGCACGCGAACGGCCTCAGGGGCGCCGGCCGGACAACAAGCGCCCGCTCGATCCGCAACTTCGCCTGATCGAGCATGCGGACGTGCGCCGGATGCTGCTCGCGCAGAAAGCGTACGTGGAAGGCGCCTATGCGCTTTGCCTATACGCCGCGCGTCTCGTCGACGAGCAGAACACCGGCGAAACCGAAGCCGCCCGCGCCAATGCAGGCCTGCTGCTCGACCTCCTGACGCCGGTCGTCAAGTCCTGGCCTTCGCAATGGTGTCTGGAAGCGAATAGCCTCGCCATCCAGATTCACGGCGGCTACGGCTACACGCGCGAATATCCGGTCGAACAGTTCTATCGCGACAACCGGCTGAACATGATCCACGAAGGCACACACGGTATTCAGGCGATCGACCTGCTTGGGCGCAAGGTCGCGATGAAACAGGGCGCTGCGCTGAAGCTGCTGGCGGGCGAAATGCAACACAGTATCGACAAGGCGCGTGCCGATCCCGCGTTGCATGTGTATGCGGACGCGCTCGGCGCCGCATGGCAGGACGTAGCGGCCACGGTCGAAGCGTTGCTGCCAACGCTCGCCGCCGAACCCGAACGCGCGCTCGCCAACGCGAACGCGTTTCTCGAAGCGTTCGGCCATCTCGTGCTTGCATGGACATGGCTGCGCCAGGCAAACGTGGCGAGCGCCGCGTTGCCACGCGCGAAGAGCGATGAGGATGCCGACTTCTATCGCGGCAAACTGCACGCTTGCCAGTGGTTCTTCCGTTGGGAACTGCCGCGCATCACGCAGATGCTGGCAAGCTTGCGCAAGCTCGACGACACCACCCTGACAATGAAGCCTCAATGGTTCTGACGCGCTGGCCTGCCGCATCTTTATGCGCGCCGCACCCTACTTTTTGAGCGCTCCGGCGTTTGCTGGAGTATTGTTTAAGCGCGCCGGGAGCCTCACAACGTCACTCTTCTACAAGACAGGGGCTCCTCGTGGGCGGCAACACGCTCGCAAGCGCGTGGTTTTTGCATGCAACGAAGCGACATCAACTTTTCGAGGAATGGAGAAAACGTGAAAACAGTCAATCTATTGAAGGCGCTCGGCATAGCATTGTGCGTGGCAACAGCGTCCAGTGCCTACGCCCAGTCGAGCGACGCAATGGCGTCCGCCCCGGCAGCGCCGAGCGCAAAGTCCATGAAGCAGGCCGACCGCAAGCTCGGCCTGAGCGTGCGCAAGGCGTTGTCAAGAGCACAAGGGTTCGACGTGTCCAACGTATTCGTGCGTGCGCGTGGCGGCGTGGTGACGTTGTCCGGCACGGTGCCGGACGGCGCGCAGATTCCGCAAGCTGAAGACGTGGCGAAGAATGTGGCGGGCGTGAAGTCCGTGAATAACAAGCTCACGATTGGCACACAAGGCGGCGGCGGAGGCTAAGCGCTCACGCGCTGCCAGAACCTGATCACTGGCGATGGGTGCCGCCGTTCGCAACACGTGAGCGGCGGCACCCAATTTTTTTTGCCCGCGGCTTTTCCCGTTATTTGAACAGCGCGGCGCCCTGCGGGATGATCGAACGAAGATCAGCCGGCCCAGTGACCCGGCACCCACGCCCAATGATTGCCTTCCCAACGGTAATGGCCTTTGACCCAGTGATAACCCGGGGCGGGCGAGGCGGGCACGACTTCGACGAGCGGCGCCGGTTGCGGCGGCCGCGCGGGTTCGACCACACAGGCGCACAGAAGCGCGGCGACGAGGCCGGCGGTAAATATCGCTCGCAGCGTCGACGCAGATCCCGGGTGCGTCGTCAGGGTTGATCCGGTGGTCGTCGTTTCTGTCTTGTTGGTCATTTCCTCTCCTTGAAGTTTTCTGGTTTGACCGGTTGATGAACCAAACCGGTTCTGTCGATGAAAGCGTGGCTGTTCGGACTGGCGCTTCACCTCCGTTCCTTGGGCTCTTTCGTTGACGGCTAGGCTCGCACGATGCCCGACAGCGGCCGGCTCGTGCCCGCCGCGCCGAACAACGCGGCAGCCGTGCGCTGCGGATCGAGCCCGAGGCTTTCACTCGCGGTGCCGCAGATCAGCGCGTCGAGCGAGGTCGTGGGTTTCAGGTCACGCGACTGATAAAGCTGGCCCGGCTTAAGCCCCGGCCAATCGGCCATGACGCGGCCACCCGCGACTGAACCGCCCAGTACCATCGCCACCGACCCCGTGCCGTGATCCGTGCCGCCCGTGCCGTTAGCGGCAGCGGTGCGGCCGAACTCGGTGGCGACGAGCACCGTGGTCTTGCTCCACGTCGCGCCCATTCCATCGCGCAACGCCGCGAGCATCGTATCGAGCGCCTTCAGCTGGTTGGCAAGGCGCGCGTTCTGCGCGCTATGCGTGTCCCAGCCGCCGGTTTCGATCATCGCGATGCGCGGACCGTCGTCGCGTGACAGAAAGCCCGCGGCAAGCTTGCCGAGGCTCGCCGGATCCTGGCGCGCGCCGGCGTCGCCAGCGAGGCCCCGCGCGGTCATTGCCGACTCCCATAGCGGACGCAACTGCGCGTCGCCGTCGTACAGTTGTGTGACGCGCGTGAGCAGATCGTCGGGCGCCTGCGGCAACGCCGACGGCGCATAGGATGTGACCGCCGCGTTCCCGCGCAGCGCCATCGGCACGGTGGGTGCGAACGCGATTGCGTTTTCGCGCGTGGCGGGCAACTGCGCGACCAGCCGGTTGAGCCAGCCGTCCCTTACCTGATACGGCGACGTGCCGCCCGTTTCGAGCACGTTCTGCCCGTCGAAATGCGAGCGGTCTCGATACGGTGACGCCACCGCGTGCACGAACAGCGCCTGGCGGTCGACGTACATGGCCGCTGTCTGTCTGAGCGACGGATGCAACGCGAAGGTGCCGTCCAGCTTCACGGCGCTCGACGTGTCGATCGCCAGCTCACCGCGCAGGCCGGCGTAAGCCGGATCGGCATAGGGCACGACGATGTTCAGTCCATCGGCAGCGCCGCGCTGGATCACGAAGACGAAACGATGGTCGCTCGCGACGCTCGCGAACGCGATGCGGGGCGACACGAGCATCGCGCCCGCGCCGGCGGCGGCGACGCTCAGGAACTGGCGGCGTGTGAACATGGCATTCATCTCCGTTGAAAATCGGGTGAAACGAGCAGCAGCGCAATCGCGGTGGACGCACTTTCCGCACGTGAGACGGCCGTGGCCGTCGGCGCGCTGAGCGACCCGGCGAACAGGCTCTGGCCGAGCGAGCGCGCGTCGAGCCGGTCGCCCACGCGTGAAGCGAAACGCTGCGCCATCTCGACCCGGCGCACTAGCGCATCGGGCGCGGCCCAGCTTGCGGCGATGTCGTCATAGCCGGCGGGCGAACCGGGTCGCCACACGGGCTGACCCAGTTGCGTGAGGATCGGCGCGCTCTGCAGGTTGCCGAGGTCTTGCCAGCCGAGCCCGCGCATCGACGAGATGGTCCATTCCCATGGCGTCTTGAACTTCGCGGGTGTGGGCGACCACGCTTGCGGCATGTCGATCAGCGCGCGGTACACGGTGGGCAGATCGCCGCCGCTGCGCTGGAACACGCTGGCAAGGCGCTCGCTGACGCCAGTCGGCGGGTTGTCGCCGACGAAGTGACGCGCGAGTTTGCCGCCAATGTGCTGCGCCGTAGCGGGCGAGCCGGCCAGATCATGCAGCACGGCGAGCGCCTGATCTTCGCCCGGCTGATCGTAAGTGCGTCCCATGATGGTTCGCGCGCCCGGCTCATGAAGCGCCGCGCGGAACACGAAACTGCCGGGCGCGGCGTTCGCCTGCAGGCCGGCGCGCGCCGCACCGCCACCATTGAGCGGGTTCGCCGCGAGACTCCAGCCGGTGAGCGCACGGGCGAATTCGGTGACGTCGTCCTGCGTGTAGCCGCTGCGTACGCCAAGCGTATGCAACTCCATGATCTCGCGCGCGAGGTTCTCGTTCAGGCCGCGTTTGCGCTCCGGATCGCGCTGCGAGGCGCGCATTGCGGCCACGCTGTCGGGACCGACCGAACGCGGCTGATCGAGAAAGAGTTGCATGGCCGGGTGACGCTCCACGGCCACCAGCATGTCCTCGAAACGGCCGAGCACATGCGGGCGGATCGCTTCGGCTTCGAACGAACCGGCAAGCGCCGCGACACCGGGCTTTTCCGTCGACACCGCGAAATGGTTGGCCCAGAAATGCACCAGCCGTTCGATGAATGGCGTCGGCGTGGTCAACGCGCTGGCGACGCGCGCGTTGACCGCCGAGCGGTATATGTCGAGAATCTCGCCGCGCATCGCTTTGCGCTCGGCCTGCTTCGCGGTTTGTGCGGCGCCGGGCGGCGGGGATGACTGCCCAAGTTGCTGCGCGGTTTGCGGCGTGCCTCGCTGTGCAACCTGCTGTGCGCGTTGCCCGGCGTTCAGTGCCTGCGCCGCGTTCTGATCGCCCGGCTGGTTGGCATTGCTAACGTTCGCGCGATCGCCAGCCTGCCCCGCTGCGGCGCTGTCTCTGTTCTGCTGCTTGAACTGCATGCGCTGCTGCAGCAGTTCGGTGGACAGTGCCACGGAATCCGGCTGGCCGGCCCACGCCGAGGGTCGCGGCTGGTACTGATCGAATTGCGCGAGCAGCCACGCCTTTGGATCGGCGGGCGGCGCCTCGTCGGCGCGCGCGCCCAGGCCGAAGCGGTTCAGCGCAATTGCCGCGGCGTTCAGGTTCGGTGAGTTAGCCATAGGGTCCTCGTCGGCCGGTATACAGTTCAAACGCACATCCCACGCAAATCCGTCGCATAGACTCGACTATTTTTTATTCGGCCGAAGACCCGCTCGACGCGTGTCCCCCGCTCGCATTCGCATCGGCTGCATTCGCATTGGCTGCATTCCCGTCTGCCGTATTTCCGTCTGCATTCCCAGGCTTTTGCGCATTCGCGGCCGGCGCAGGCTCGCGCCACTGGCCGCGCAACTTCAGGCTGTCGGCGAACTTGACGCGCTCCTCCGGTGTGAGCGTCGCCGCGAAATCGGCCACACTGCTTTCCACCAGCGCGCGCAGACTGCTGTCGGCGGCGCGCGTGCGAGCGAGCGCGGCGTCGAGCGCGCCGCGGTCGAATTGCGGCGCCGCCAGCAATCGCAGCACGTCGCGGCGCCCTTCGCGAGCCTCCCGCGCGAACTGCCGCCCTTCGCGGCGCGCGTTCTTCAGGCCGTCGACGAAAGCTTTCTGCTGCTGTGCCGACAACGGCTGCGCCGCGAATCGCAGCGCGCGTTGCTGTGCGAGCAACGGCACCGTGATGCCGCGCGCCGAGAACCATTGATAAGCACCGCCGACTATCGCACCCACCAGAAACACGTTGAGCACGAGCGACGCCGCCAGCACGAATTTCCACGACCTGCCGTTCATTCGTCGCTCCAATCGGCGGACGCGCCGCCGAAGCTCGATGTCAGGTATGAGGACTCGTGCGCAGGCGGCACGCTCCCCGTCAGTACAAAGAACGACACGGCGAGCGCGCCGGCCACACCGCCGAGCAAGCCGACGCCCGCCACTGCCGCGCCGGACCACCACAGCCGCCTGCGCGGCGCCGCCGGCTGCCGCAACGGCGCGCCCGCGATAATGCGTTGCTGCAACGCCGCGCCCGGCGGCTCGACCTTGTCGGCGGCAAGCAGCGCGTCGATGCCTGCCGCCTGCGCGAGCCAGCTGTCCGCTTCCGTGCGATGTGCGCGGGCCCACGCTTCGCCCGCCGCGCGCTCGTGCTGCGGCCAGCGGCGCGGGTCGGCGCCATAGGCTTGTACGATCTGATGGAATCTTTCGGGCGTCATGATGTGTCCTTGCTCAGGCCGCTGCCGGCCAGTTGTGCGCGCAGATTGCGGCGCGCGCGGGCCAGCAGGCTTTCCAGCGCATCGACCGTGATGCCCATCAGGGCAGCGGCGTCGATGTTCGACATCTCCTGGTAATAGTTCAGCACCAGCGCCTCGCGCTGCCGCGCCGGCAAGGCCGCGAGCGCTGCGCGTACCTGCTCGTGCTGGGCACGCGCTTCGAGACGGGCCTCCGGCGGCGCGGCGGGATCGATCTCGTCGGGCAGCTCGTCGCGCGGATCCTCGCGACGGCCACGCAGCCGGTCGTAACAGAGATTGAGCGCCACGCGATGCACCCACGTGTCGAGCTTCGCTTCGCCTTCGCGCCAGCGCGGCGCCTGCTTCCAGATACGGACGAAGACTTCCTGCGCGACGTCTTCGGCTTCCATGCGGTCGCCCAGCATGCGCGTGGCGAGCGCAAGCAGCCGCGGCAGTTTGCGCGCGACGAGCGAACGCACGGCGGCGGGCTCCGCGCGGCCCACCTGCGCGATCAGCTCCGCGTCGGGATCGCGATCGCTCAACGCGGGACGCTCCGGCAGCCGCGCCGCGCGCGGCGCGTCGCGCATTGCGCGAGCTGCGTCCAGGATCTGCACGCACTGACGTCTGTCACTTGCCCCCACTCCCTCTGACACCACTCATACCGGTTTCGATCTCACACGGATCGTTGCGCGCGCACCGTTTTCCGAAGGCACGCGCCAAAGGCGGATCATGGCGCGCGTCACCTACGCAATCGCACTCAATATACGACGACGGCCGGACGATAGTAGGCCGGCCGCGCCGGGTAGACCACACAACCGGCCAGCGTTGCCGCCAGCAGAATTATCACGAGCCTTTTCATAGCCTGTTCTCTCGTTGGATGACGCACACGATGCGAGCGCGGCGCGGATGCATGGGCACTGCGCCCACTGCTCGCGCGCCGCGACGCTCATCGCTCAGGCCCAATGCCCTTCGATCCAGCGATAGTTCGGTCCGCGCTGAACCCAATGGCCCGGCACCCAGTGATACCCGACGCGAACCGGCTGCCAGTGACCCGTCACCCATACATAACGGCCGTGCTCCCAGCGCCAGCGGCCCTGATCCCAGACATACCCCGGTCGCGGAGCAGGCGCCACTTCGACGCGCGGCGGCGGCGGCGCCATGGGCGCGACGATCACGGCTTGCGCGGAGGCCGGCAGCGATGTCATCGCGGCGGCGGACAGAAGCGTGGCGCTTAGCAAAGAAGTCAGCAGACGGACCGGTCGGGTTGATTTCATATTGGTTTCTCCGATAAGAGTCCGAAGCCGGAAGCGGCTCCGTTTCTTCTTGAACGCCGCTGTTGGAAAAATCCGTCGCCCGATCGAAAAAAAAATTTGATGTGACGGCTCCGTCAGCATAACGACAGCATGAGTTATGCAAATGAATGCGATTCGAGAGCCAACGTAATCTTCGCGCCGCGAAATCTTAATCAACGAATGGTCCAATCGCGCAGTTTTGAGCAGTAAGACGATCGGCTGTATTTCTAACAATATCCCAAGCGATTTTCCACCCGTACACGAGGGAATCGCTAAGCGGCGAAGTCGAAACTGGAGCCAGGCACATGTTGCGTAGAACCCTCTTACCCATCCCGTTTGCGGCGGCGCTCGCGCTCACGGCCTGCGGCAACAACAGCGTGAACTCGAACGCGTCGGCTCCGCCGGCCGCGTCGACGCCGGCTGCCACCGTGTCGGCACAGGACGCTGTTCCTACCGCTACGCCGATCAAGCACGTGGTGGTGATCTTCGGCGAGAACGTATCGTTCGACCACTACTTCGCTACCTATCCGCAAGCTTCCAATCCGGTCGGCGAGCCGCAGTTCACGGCTGCCGCCGGCACGCCCACCGTCAACAACCTGAGCACGAACAACCTGATTACGGCCAATCCGAACGCGCTGTCCACGTCGCCGAACACGGCTGGCCGCACGGTCGGCACGGTGGCGATCGCCGGCCTCGGTCTGCCGGCGGCCGACCTGCTGCCGTTCCGTCTCGACCGTTCGCAGGCGAATACGTCGAGCCAGAACCACGCGTACGCCGCCGAACAGCTTGCGTACAACAACGGCGCAATGGATTCGTTCCCGCTTTTCACGGCAGCCGGTTCGACGATTGCGGGCAGCACGGGCGCGTTCGCAACCAAGGGCCAGGTGCTCGGCTATTTCGACGGCAACACTGTCACGGCCATGTGGAACTACGCGCAGAACTTCGCGATGAACCAGAACGCGTACACGGACACGTATGGTCCGTCCACGCCGGGTGCGCTCGAAGTGGTGTCCGGCCAGAACAACGGCGTAGTGGTCACGGGCGGCACGACGGCCAATGCGATCCCCGACTCGGCCGGCGGCTTCACGATCATCGGCGACCTCGACCCGACCGGCGACGTCTGTACGATCAAGGCAGCCAGCTCGCCGACCGGCGCGATGTCGGCCAACAACAAGAACATCGGCGACCTGCTGAACGCGAAGAACCTGACGTGGGGCGGTTTCATGGGCGGCTTCAACCTGCAGACCGTCAATCCGAACGGCACGACGGGCTGCCTGCGCTCGACCTTCTCGCAGGTGCTGAACGCGACCAAGGCCGACTATGTGCAGCACCATGCATGGTTCCAGTACTACGCGAGCACGGCTAACCTCGCGCATACGCGTCCTTCGTCGACGGCGCTGATCGGCTACACCGATCCGCTCGACAACACCGCCACGCCGGTTCATCACCAGTACGACTCCGACGACTTCTTCACGGCGGTGAAGGCGGGCAACTATCCGTCGGTGAGCTTCCTGAAGGCGCCGGCAGTCAGCGACGCGCACCCGGGCAACTCCGACCCGATCGACGAGCAGGCATTCGTCACCAAGGTGATCAACTTCCTTGAGCAGCAACCCGACTGGAAGAACACCGCCGTGATCATCGCGTACGACGATTCGGACGGCTGGTACGACCACCGCTTCAAGGCGCCGACGAGCGCTTCATTCGATTCGACGACGGCTCAATCCGCCGGAGGCAAGACGGTGGCGGGCAGCGACAACCTGAGCGGCGTCGGCCAGTGTACGGCGGCCGGCGCGGTGCAGCCGCAAGGCGTGAATGGCGGCACGGTCAACGGCCGCTGCGGTCCGGGCACGCGTACGCCGTTCATCGTGGTGTCGCCGTGGGCGAAGGCTAACTTCGTCGACGATACGCCGATCACGCAGGCCTCGGTCGTGCGCTTCATCGAGGACAACTGGCTCGGCGGGCAACGCCTCGGCAACGGCTCGTTCGACGCAACAGCCGGCAGCATCCTGAACATGTTCAACTTCTCGGGCTCGGGCAACACCCCGGTGCTGTATCTCGATCAGAACCTGGGCACAAAGCTCAGCGCGGCGCCGGCCATCTGACCGGAACTCGCTTGAGCGCATCAAACGCCACAAGCTGTAGTTGGGCATCGAGCCAGCGCAATCGTGCTGGCTCGATTCTGCTTTTTGATCGCAACCGATCCGAATACCCGTCACTCACGCCATGAATCCTTCTTCAGACGCCGTGCTGTCGTCGCATTTGCCTGCGGGCGGCGAGCCGGGCCCCATGATTACCCGCCACTCGTGGCTCAGACTGCTCGCGTGGAGCGCCGGCGGCGTGGTGCTTGCCGCGATTCTGTACGGTGCCTGTGCGCTCGTGTACCCGGAGCGCATGCCGCCCGCGGTCGGCGCCATCGTTGAGGAAATCACCGGCGCGAATCCGCATCCGGTGCAACTGATGCGTCCGCCAGGCGCGCCGTTGAGCGCCGTCGCGCTGCTCGGCAAAGAGGTTTTCTTCGATCAGTCGCTGTCGGCTTCCGGCACGCAGTCGTGCGCATCGTGCCACTCGCCGCAACATTCGTACGGCCCTGATAACGCGTTTCCCGTGCAGCTTGGCGGCGCGCATATGAATCAGGCGGGCTACCGTCCGCCGCCTTCGCTCGCGTATCTGTATCGCCAGGCGCCGTTCAGCATCGGGCCGGACCAGGGCGACACCGACGTGCCGGTGGACATGACGCAACTCGCGTCGCAGGCCGCCGGCGTGCAGCGCGCGCAAAAGACCGCGCTCGCCGCGCCCGCCGCTCCTGCGATGGTCCCGCAAGGCGGCCTGTTCTGGGACGGCCGCGCGGATACTTTGCAGGACCAGGCATTGGGGCCGCTCACCAATCCCGTGGAGATGGCCAACGCGTCGCCGGAAGACGTCGCGCGCAAGCTGCTGCACACCCGGTATCTGGACCAGTTCAAGCAGATCTTCGGGCCTTCCATTGTCAATAATCCGAGCCTGCTGATCTCGGAGGCGATGTTCGCGGTGGGTCGCTATCAGATCGAAGATCCGTCGTTTCACGCGTTCACGAGCAAGTACGACTACTGGCTCGAAGGCAAGGCGCGGCTTACCCACGCCGAATTGCGCGGCCTGCAACTGTTCAACGACAAGGACAAGGCCAACTGCGCCGGTTGCCATCTGAGCCAGCCGAGCAAGGACGGCCTGCCGCCAGTGTTCACCGATACGCAATACGAAGCGCTGGGCGTGCCGCGCAACATGGCGATCCCGGCGAACAAGGATGCGAAGTTCTACGACATGGGCGTATGCGGGCCGTTTCGCGACGATCTCGCGAAGCAGACGCAGTACTGCGGGATGTTCCTCACGCCGACGCTGCGCAATGTCGGCGAGCGCAAGGTGTTCTTCCACAACGGCGTGTATCACGATCTGCAGCATGTGATGGACTTCTACAACTTGCGCAACACGTCGCCGGAAAAGATCTATCCGCGCGATGCGGCGGGCAAGGTTCAGAAGTACGACGATCTGCCGTCGCAATACCACGCGAACGTGGACGTGGTCGACGCGCCGTTCGACCGCAAATCCGGCGATCAGCCCGCCATGACCGATCAGGACATCCAGGACATCATCGCGTTCATGAAGACGCTGAGCGACGGGTATAAGGTCGGCGGTTGACGGAGCGCTGACGAGGCAGCGGTGAGTCGGCGTGAGATGAGATGAGGTGAAGCGAAGTGTGTCCTCGAACGCTGCCGCTGCCCGGCGTTGCGCGGGCCGGTGAGGTATGCTCTCCGGTTCCGCGACCCCTTCCCGTTCTCCCACCATGCCCGCTTTTCCTTTCGACGCCGTTCTTTTCGACTGTGACGGTGTGCTCGTCGATTCCGAACCTATTACCAGCCGCGTGCTTGCCGACATGCTCGGCGAACTGGGCTGGCCGTTGAGCGTGGAAGAGACGATGCAGATTTTTGTCGGCAAGGCCGTCAAGGACGAAGCCGCGCTGATCGAAGCGCGCACCGGCTTTGCGATCACCGCAGACTGGCTCACGCAGTTTCGCGCGCGCCGTAATGCGGCGCTCGATCTCGAACTACGCGCGATACCCGGCGCGGCGACAGCGGTGCGCGCATTGCACACGATGCTCGACGCGCGCATCGCGGTGGCTTCCGGCGCAGACCGGATCAAGGTGGAGTTGCAACTCGCGAAAGCGGGAATGCTCGACTGCTTCGCAGGACGCATTTATAGCGGCCACGAAACGCCGCGCAGCAAGCCGTTTCCCGACGTGTACCTCGCTGCTGCCGCGGGTCTGGGCGTGGACCCGGCGCGTTGCGCGGTGATCGAGGACACGGTGACAGGCGCAACGGCCGGCGTCGCCGCCGGTGCCACGGTGTTCGGCTACTGTCCGCAGGAATTGGGGCATAGCAACGCCACGGCGCTGCATGGCGCGGGCGCGGTGCAGGTGTTTCGCGACATGGCCGCGCTGCCTGAACTGCTGGCGCAGTGGCAACGCGCGGCGGGATGATTGGTGTAGCCGGAGCGGTCAATCGGCGCGACACTTATCGCGAACTAAGCAACCGGCATGAGAAGCGCACAGCCGGGCTAACGAGCGACGCTCACTAACCCGGTAAAAGCCATCAGGCC includes:
- a CDS encoding alkaline phosphatase family protein, which translates into the protein MLRRTLLPIPFAAALALTACGNNSVNSNASAPPAASTPAATVSAQDAVPTATPIKHVVVIFGENVSFDHYFATYPQASNPVGEPQFTAAAGTPTVNNLSTNNLITANPNALSTSPNTAGRTVGTVAIAGLGLPAADLLPFRLDRSQANTSSQNHAYAAEQLAYNNGAMDSFPLFTAAGSTIAGSTGAFATKGQVLGYFDGNTVTAMWNYAQNFAMNQNAYTDTYGPSTPGALEVVSGQNNGVVVTGGTTANAIPDSAGGFTIIGDLDPTGDVCTIKAASSPTGAMSANNKNIGDLLNAKNLTWGGFMGGFNLQTVNPNGTTGCLRSTFSQVLNATKADYVQHHAWFQYYASTANLAHTRPSSTALIGYTDPLDNTATPVHHQYDSDDFFTAVKAGNYPSVSFLKAPAVSDAHPGNSDPIDEQAFVTKVINFLEQQPDWKNTAVIIAYDDSDGWYDHRFKAPTSASFDSTTAQSAGGKTVAGSDNLSGVGQCTAAGAVQPQGVNGGTVNGRCGPGTRTPFIVVSPWAKANFVDDTPITQASVVRFIEDNWLGGQRLGNGSFDATAGSILNMFNFSGSGNTPVLYLDQNLGTKLSAAPAI
- a CDS encoding cytochrome c peroxidase, translating into MNPSSDAVLSSHLPAGGEPGPMITRHSWLRLLAWSAGGVVLAAILYGACALVYPERMPPAVGAIVEEITGANPHPVQLMRPPGAPLSAVALLGKEVFFDQSLSASGTQSCASCHSPQHSYGPDNAFPVQLGGAHMNQAGYRPPPSLAYLYRQAPFSIGPDQGDTDVPVDMTQLASQAAGVQRAQKTALAAPAAPAMVPQGGLFWDGRADTLQDQALGPLTNPVEMANASPEDVARKLLHTRYLDQFKQIFGPSIVNNPSLLISEAMFAVGRYQIEDPSFHAFTSKYDYWLEGKARLTHAELRGLQLFNDKDKANCAGCHLSQPSKDGLPPVFTDTQYEALGVPRNMAIPANKDAKFYDMGVCGPFRDDLAKQTQYCGMFLTPTLRNVGERKVFFHNGVYHDLQHVMDFYNLRNTSPEKIYPRDAAGKVQKYDDLPSQYHANVDVVDAPFDRKSGDQPAMTDQDIQDIIAFMKTLSDGYKVGG
- a CDS encoding HAD family phosphatase; this translates as MPAFPFDAVLFDCDGVLVDSEPITSRVLADMLGELGWPLSVEETMQIFVGKAVKDEAALIEARTGFAITADWLTQFRARRNAALDLELRAIPGAATAVRALHTMLDARIAVASGADRIKVELQLAKAGMLDCFAGRIYSGHETPRSKPFPDVYLAAAAGLGVDPARCAVIEDTVTGATAGVAAGATVFGYCPQELGHSNATALHGAGAVQVFRDMAALPELLAQWQRAAG